In Drosophila miranda strain MSH22 chromosome XR, D.miranda_PacBio2.1, whole genome shotgun sequence, the genomic window TTAAACGATGAAGCATGCAGAATGTTATTTCACTTGAACGGTTTCTCTGCATTAACCTGCATTAAGCCCAAAACCGTCAGTAAATCACAAAGTAATCTTGGCTGCTCTGCTACTTCTACACCAAGAACAAAACACTACTGAGACTGTTTTCAAATATTAAGTTACATAAATTCCAATGCAAGCTTGCAACCCGAGATCCTACGTATCGTATCGTTTCTTCTCTACCACTGGTTTTCGGTTTCTCTTTGAATGATTTTTGAAATAATTGGAAACTTTTACAGAATTCTGCTGCTGCCAACATTTCGGAAATTGTGCTTTTAATACAATTTGCAATACGCATTGCTGATTTTATTTTTCATGTTCATCTTTAAAATGGTCTTAAATCATAGATTAAATGCTAGTAAAACGTTTCAAGTCTGTCgctgttttctgttttacGCCCCACAAAGAATACAGTATTACAATAAGGGTTACGATTTAAGGGTTAagggttttggttttttttttctctttttcgtATCCAATTGAAAAATGTGAACTTAGCTTTTACTTAAGCTGGGAATTCCATGGATTACTTGTAtcttgtatgttttttttttccatttatttcatTATTTCGACTCGCAGTGTGTTCTAATTAGTATtttgcttgtgtgtgtgtgttttgtttgtttgtttgtgtttcgTTTTGCAGATCCTCTCATACCTTAAGTCTACATTATCTTTCACATCTATTACTAATTATACGGAGGTGTGTGCATGCGCGTGTTATCAGAGGATCACTCTGTGCCGTGGATTCTGTTTCTCCGCTTGGCTAAACAGGCTTAGGTTAGGGTGTTCAGAGTGTTACAACAACCTGCCATTTACACAAAAAACCTAACTGATGGCCGGCTGGCACGCCTTCCTCTTCCTTCGCGCCTTCAATCATTCAAGCATTACATCGCGCAATGTGCTGCAGCACGGTGGTTGGCGGGCATAGTGCGCGCAGGACGTCGTGAGAAGATTTTAACACTAAGTAAaattatacaatatatatttatgccGTTAGATCCGTATCTCGAAATTCCTGATTATAAgagcctgtgtgtgtgtgtgtgtgtgtcatcGATCGGTCGGTTTCGGTTGATTGGGTTGCTTTCGAATagtttttgctttgttttgtaGCCTTTTCAATGAGTAGGATAGTTGCTTTCGTTTTTCGTATTTAAAGTGGACGACGCCGCCCACTGTTCTTGCGATTCTGCGATTGGCGACATTATTGTGCTGCAAAAGAGGGGGATTTCATGTTTTCCAATTGATCCTTACAGATTCCTTACAAGTGTATCACTTACAGACTGCCGCCACCTGTTGCTTTTGCTCCGGCATGAGGGACGTTGCTGACTTTGTCGCTGCGGCTGTTGCAGGGGCATCCACATTATTGGCACCAGcgcctcctgctgctgctgctgctgcattgtTGGCTGCCTTGATCGCTGCGGCTGCGCTCACGTTGCCATTGGGCATTGGGTTTAGCTGTTGCTGCGGCTGGCCCCGGTtgccgttgttgttgctgttccgGTTGTTACTACGGTTCCGGTAGTTTCCGCCACCTCCCATGCGATAGTTGTTGCGATTATAGCCGGGCGCACCGCCGTAGCCCGTGTTCATGCCACTACCAGCACCAGCGCCTCCGCCCATtccattgttgttgttgtagtaaTGGTTTCGTCCGCGATAGCTATAGTCCAGCAAGAAACAAAGACAGTGAGCAGTCAGCGACGTGCAAAAGTAGCATCTTTGTGGTGGTTGGGTGGCACTTACCTGCCGCGACGTGTGGATCCAACCCCAAATGTCTCGGTATTCAATTTGCGCTCCTGGCGCCAATCATTCTTCTTGCCCTTGCGATCCTGAGCAGCCTCGCAAGAGATGTTGTCGAAGAATGACTTGGTTTTGTCGTAGCCCACATGAACATCCTCATCCTCGGGCTCATGCTCACCAGCGCCGGTCTCATTGCCAGAATCGTCCTTCTTGTCGGTCTCACCATTCAACTAAAGAGAAACAAGGAATACATGACACGTCACATAAACCCATACGATTTAAGAGTGCATTCATACCTGTGGTTCATTGGTTggagctgctgttgttgctgttgctactgctgctcctgctgttgTTGGATCAGTAGTTGCTGTTGCCGTCTTGTTGGCTGCCTCATCGGCCACCTTGAGCTTGGCCAGTTGGGTGCGCAGCTCTTCGAATTTATTGTTGGCCTGCTCGAAATCAAAGTCGCCCTCAAACTTGATCTTGTTACGAGGTTTGTTCTGGTTGGCTGAGTTCGGACGATAGCCCTGCATGATACCAAGGAGAAATGTTACTCCCTTGTCTGtttggggggggggaggatggACATGCCATGCTATATCCATACCTGATTTGGTCGCATTGGGCCTCGGGATCCCATGCCACGGTTACGCGACATATTGTTCATATTGTTAGAGTTCTGTGGACCGCCGCGATGCATATTCCACGCGTTTTGGCCACCGCCGCCGTTACCTCCTCCACCGCCAGCTCCACCGCCGACGCCGCCACGCTGTTGCTGCATGCCGTTTCCGCCGCCGCGATTGTTTCGTTGATTGTTATTGTAATTGTTACTGTAGTTGTTGTCCATTTGACGGCCAGAATCGCGACGATCCCGCTGCTGGTGGTAGAAGTCGTTGGTgttccgctgctgctgctgctgctggggctgcATATTGTTGGGTCCGccacgctgctgctgctgggactgttgctgctgctgttgttgctgatgGTTCTGACGCTTATGACCAGCATCGCGCGCCATACCATCCCTCATTCCCTGGGCGgcgctctgctgctgctgatgcaactgctgctgttgggtCAGCTCCGCCGTAGGACTGACGATCAGGCTAATGGGCGTCGTCGATCGTGAGGCGCCGGCAAGCATGTCTAAAACGGAAACTTCACATATAGACCACCGAGACGAGTACATGTGCAGGCAGTGTGTGTTAGTTGATGTTTGAATTTTACATGGGAAGCGAACAGCACAAGTGGATACCCGCTTGAAGCTATCCACAATCTGAATTCCGCATTTAATAAACATTGGGCATGCATGCAGACCAAAAGGCATTCCGAACGTTTAAAACCGATAACTTACTTGattgcttctgctgctgctggggctttggctgctgctgttgctgattGCCGCCAATGTGCATGAAGGGTCCTCCGCCTGGTGCTCCAGCACCGGGCGCCAAAGAGCCGCCGCCTGAATTGCCCACCATTCCTAGGTTGGGAGCACCCAGATTGCCAAATGGATTGCCGTTGCCATAGCTGGCACCTGGGGCACCAGGAGCCGGACCTCCGCTGGATCCACCCATGGACGGGGCGccatgttgctgttgctgctgctgaggcGGTGCGTTCATGGAATTCGGCATGGGAAAGTGCTGCGGCATGACTTGGGGCGGGCCATTCTGCAGGTGGGCTTGCATAATCGCCGGATCATTGTGGTGCGGCAGCGTGTGATTGTTGACGACGCGAATATCCTTAATGTCCGAGCCCCGAAAGAGAATGTAGTCGTAGATCTGCGACTGCGGCGCGATCTGGAACTGTGTGTCACGGTCTTCTGTGCCGAAGGATCGCACTAAACAAAATAGAGAAAGTATACATAAATTAAAGAATCAAGATTGTTTAAGGTTAAACCTCATTATTTCCTATTTAACCTCAACAAAGGGAAGCATAAAAACGCATGCTATTACattgtgggtgtgtgtgtgtgtgtgtgcgtttatATATGCTTTCCCGTTCTTCTTCGTTTCAGTGCAGTGTCACTGACATTAATAACGGGAGCTGCAGGAGTCCCGTTAACTGGCGCCAAAATGTTCTGCGAAGGAATGGAAATATGCAGACACACATAGGTGCATACATACACATTGAATTTGTTTTTGCAAACAaagttcggttcggttcgttCGGTTCGCCACAAAGAGCTTGCATATGgacttgtgtgtgtgtgtatgtgcccGCTCGTTCTCATGTAAAATGCAAAAGCAACACTGTACAACAACAGGCGAGACGAAAAAGAGGCCAAACAGCCGTTTCGTTTCTCTGTGCAGGCGACAGCATCTGAGCGCCAACATGACAAACAAAAAGCATAAGTGAGAGAGTgccagcgagagagagag contains:
- the LOC108151369 gene encoding protein LSM14 homolog B-A isoform X2 is translated as MSGGLPELGSKISLISKADIRYEGRLYTVDPQECTIALSSVRSFGTEDRDTQFQIAPQSQIYDYILFRGSDIKDIRVVNNHTLPHHNDPAIMQAHLQNGPPQVMPQHFPMPNSMNAPPQQQQQQHGAPSMGGSSGGPAPGAPGASYGNGNPFGNLGAPNLGMVGNSGGGSLAPGAGAPGGGPFMHIGGNQQQQQPKPQQQQKQSISVLDMLAGASRSTTPISLIVSPTAELTQQQQLHQQQQSAAQGMRDGMARDAGHKRQNHQQQQQQQQSQQQQRGGPNNMQPQQQQQQRNTNDFYHQQRDRRDSGRQMDNNYSNNYNNNQRNNRGGGNGMQQQRGGVGGGAGGGGGNGGGGQNAWNMHRGGPQNSNNMNNMSRNRGMGSRGPMRPNQGYRPNSANQNKPRNKIKFEGDFDFEQANNKFEELRTQLAKLKVADEAANKTATATTDPTTAGAAVATATTAAPTNEPQLNGETDKKDDSGNETGAGEHEPEDEDVHVGYDKTKSFFDNISCEAAQDRKGKKNDWRQERKLNTETFGVGSTRRGSYRGRNHYYNNNNGMGGGAGAGSGMNTGYGGAPGYNRNNYRMGGGGNYRNRSNNRNSNNNGNRGQPQQQLNPMPNGNVSAAAAIKAANNAAAAAAGGAGANNVDAPATAAATKSATSLMPEQKQQVAAVCK
- the LOC108151369 gene encoding protein LSM14 homolog B-A isoform X3, with the translated sequence MSGGLPELGSKISLISKADIRYEGRLYTVDPQECTIALSSVRSFGTEDRDTQFQIAPQSQIYDYILFRGSDIKDIRVVNNHTLPHHNDPAIMQAHLQNGPPQVMPQHFPMPNSMNAPPQQQQQQHGAPSMGGSSGGPAPGAPGASYGNGNPFGNLGAPNLGMVGNSGGGSLAPGAGAPGGGPFMHIGGNQQQQQPKPQQQQKQSNMLAGASRSTTPISLIVSPTAELTQQQQLHQQQQSAAQGMRDGMARDAGHKRQNHQQQQQQQQSQQQQRGGPNNMQPQQQQQQRNTNDFYHQQRDRRDSGRQMDNNYSNNYNNNQRNNRGGGNGMQQQRGGVGGGAGGGGGNGGGGQNAWNMHRGGPQNSNNMNNMSRNRGMGSRGPMRPNQGYRPNSANQNKPRNKIKFEGDFDFEQANNKFEELRTQLAKLKVADEAANKTATATTDPTTAGAAVATATTAAPTNEPQLNGETDKKDDSGNETGAGEHEPEDEDVHVGYDKTKSFFDNISCEAAQDRKGKKNDWRQERKLNTETFGVGSTRRGSYRGRNHYYNNNNGMGGGAGAGSGMNTGYGGAPGYNRNNYRMGGGGNYRNRSNNRNSNNNGNRGQPQQQLNPMPNGNVSAAAAIKAANNAAAAAAGGAGANNVDAPATAAATKSATSLMPEQKQQVAAVCK
- the LOC108151369 gene encoding protein LSM14 homolog B-A isoform X1 — protein: MSGGLPELGSKISLISKADIRYEGRLYTVDPQECTIALSSVRSFGTEDRDTQFQIAPQSQIYDYILFRGSDIKDIRVVNNHTLPHHNDPAIMQAHLQNGPPQVMPQHFPMPNSMNAPPQQQQQQHGAPSMGGSSGGPAPGAPGASYGNGNPFGNLGAPNLGMVGNSGGGSLAPGAGAPGGGPFMHIGGNQQQQQPKPQQQQKQSISVLDMLAGASRSTTPISLIVSPTAELTQQQQLHQQQQSAAQGMRDGMARDAGHKRQNHQQQQQQQQSQQQQRGGPNNMQPQQQQQQRNTNDFYHQQRDRRDSGRQMDNNYSNNYNNNQRNNRGGGNGMQQQRGGVGGGAGGGGGNGGGGQNAWNMHRGGPQNSNNMNNMSRNRGMGSRGPMRPNQGYRPNSANQNKPRNKIKFEGDFDFEQANNKFEELRTQLAKLKVADEAANKTATATTDPTTAGAAVATATTAAPTNEPQLNGETDKKDDSGNETGAGEHEPEDEDVHVGYDKTKSFFDNISCEAAQDRKGKKNDWRQERKLNTETFGVGSTRRGSYRGRNHYYNNNNGMGGGAGAGSGMNTGYGGAPGYNRNNYRMGGGGNYRNRSNNRNSNNNGNRGQPQQQLNPMPNGNVSAAAAIKAANNAAAAAAGGAGANNVDAPATAAATKSATSLMPEQKQQVAAVSQ